A DNA window from Acidobacteriota bacterium contains the following coding sequences:
- a CDS encoding type II toxin-antitoxin system VapC family toxin, giving the protein MILPDVNVLVYAHREDALDHRAYRDWLEAAVNSDAAFGMSDLVISGFVRVVTHPRIFVSPSSLAEAMQFAEELRERPNRVAVSPGSDHWRIFRRLCDAVGAKGNLVPDAWLAAMAIEHGCEWITTDGDYARFPGLKWRHPLKS; this is encoded by the coding sequence ATGATCCTCCCCGACGTGAACGTGCTCGTGTATGCGCACCGCGAAGACGCACTGGACCACCGCGCCTATCGAGACTGGCTGGAAGCGGCCGTCAATTCCGACGCGGCATTCGGCATGAGCGATCTCGTGATCAGTGGCTTCGTGCGTGTCGTCACCCACCCCCGCATCTTCGTGTCACCCAGCAGCCTGGCCGAGGCGATGCAATTCGCGGAGGAACTGAGAGAGCGCCCCAATCGCGTTGCGGTTTCTCCGGGTAGCGACCATTGGCGGATCTTCCGCCGTTTGTGCGACGCCGTCGGTGCGAAGGGCAATCTGGTGCCCGACGCCTGGCTTGCCGCGATGGCCATCGAACATGGCTGTGAGTGGATTACCACGGACGGTGACTACGCGCGTTTTCCCGGGCTCAAGTGGCGACATCCATTGAAGTCGTAA
- a CDS encoding DUF2191 domain-containing protein gives MRTTIRLADSLLLEAKREAARCGVTLTAIIEESLRARLARTRHEPRVRVKLTTTGRGGLRPGVDLDDSASLLDVMDGAE, from the coding sequence ATGCGAACGACAATCCGACTGGCCGACAGCCTCCTGCTCGAAGCGAAGCGCGAGGCCGCCCGGTGCGGAGTGACGCTGACCGCGATCATCGAGGAGTCATTGAGAGCCCGGTTGGCCCGGACCAGGCACGAGCCACGCGTGCGCGTGAAACTCACGACGACCGGACGTGGCGGATTGCGCCCCGGCGTCGATCTGGATGATTCGGCATCCCTGCTCGACGTGATGGACGGCGCGGAATGA
- a CDS encoding SDR family oxidoreductase, which yields MSETAQRSTILLTGATGCIGGRLLAALEARGHAVRCMTRRPGTLAGRVGPRTAVVRGDCFDPVSLAAPLAGVDTAYYLVHSMGGPRSHDFESRDREAARNFGEAARSAGARRIIYVGGLGAETGLSRHLRSRHETGEVLRASGVPVVELRSGIVIGAGSLSFELVRALVERLPVMTCPSWVRTPTQPIALSDLIAYLVAALDLPHGESRLFEVGGADAVSYGGIMQEYARQRGLRRWFIPVPLLTPRLSSLWLGLTTPVYARVGRELIDGVRTPTVVRDDAALTAFPIRPLGLRQAIRRALEEEDAAFAARPWSDEALSAATPLRWGGARIRSRLIDSRVVDLPVPAAAAFAPIRRIGGVSGWYYGNWLWRLRGLVDRLIGGVGMKRGRRDPEDLAVGDILDCWRVVDCQPDARLLLAADMKLPGHAWLEFAVTSKSDGTTTIRQTAVFDAAGLWGRIYWHALYPAHVLLFRGMLRSIGQRAMKETY from the coding sequence ATGAGCGAGACCGCGCAACGGTCGACAATCCTGCTGACGGGCGCAACCGGCTGTATCGGCGGGCGGTTGCTCGCGGCGCTCGAGGCCCGCGGCCATGCCGTTCGCTGCATGACTCGGCGGCCCGGCACGCTGGCCGGCCGGGTCGGACCGCGTACCGCCGTCGTTCGGGGTGACTGCTTCGATCCCGTCTCGCTGGCGGCGCCGCTCGCTGGCGTCGACACGGCCTACTACCTCGTCCACTCGATGGGCGGCCCCCGCTCGCACGACTTCGAGTCGCGTGACCGGGAGGCGGCGCGCAACTTCGGGGAGGCGGCGCGGTCGGCGGGCGCTCGCCGCATCATCTACGTAGGCGGTCTCGGGGCGGAGACCGGGCTTTCCCGCCATCTCCGGAGCCGCCACGAAACCGGCGAGGTGCTGCGCGCGTCCGGTGTGCCGGTCGTCGAGTTGCGCAGCGGCATCGTCATCGGCGCCGGCAGCCTGTCGTTCGAGCTCGTGCGCGCCCTCGTGGAGCGCCTGCCCGTCATGACCTGCCCCTCCTGGGTCCGCACGCCGACGCAGCCGATCGCGCTCTCCGATCTCATCGCGTATCTCGTTGCCGCGCTCGACCTGCCGCACGGCGAGAGCCGTCTATTCGAGGTGGGCGGCGCCGACGCCGTCTCGTACGGCGGGATCATGCAGGAGTACGCCCGGCAGCGCGGACTCCGGCGCTGGTTCATCCCGGTCCCTTTGCTGACGCCCCGCCTGTCGAGTCTCTGGCTCGGGTTGACCACCCCGGTCTATGCCCGGGTCGGTCGCGAACTGATCGACGGAGTCCGGACGCCAACCGTCGTGCGCGACGACGCCGCGCTCACCGCCTTTCCCATCCGGCCGCTCGGCCTGCGGCAGGCCATCAGGCGCGCCCTGGAAGAAGAGGACGCCGCGTTCGCCGCCCGGCCCTGGTCCGACGAGGCCCTGTCCGCCGCCACCCCGCTGCGCTGGGGCGGCGCCCGCATCCGCAGCCGGCTCATCGATTCGCGCGTCGTCGACCTGCCCGTACCCGCCGCCGCCGCGTTCGCGCCCATCCGGCGCATCGGCGGCGTCAGCGGCTGGTACTACGGAAACTGGCTCTGGCGCCTGCGCGGCCTGGTCGACCGGCTCATTGGCGGCGTCGGCATGAAGCGCGGGCGGCGCGACCCGGAAGACCTGGCGGTTGGCGACATCCTCGACTGCTGGCGCGTCGTCGACTGCCAGCCCGATGCGCGCCTGCTGCTTGCCGCCGACATGAAACTGCCGGGCCACGCCTGGCTCGAGTTCGCGGTCACCTCAAAGAGCGACGGCACCACCACCATCCGACAGACTGCCGTTTTCGACGCGGCTGGCCTGTGGGGGCGCATTTACTGGCACGCCCTGTACCCGGCCCACGTGCTGCTGTTCCGGGGCATGCTCAGGAGTATTGGCCAGCGGGCGATGAAAGAGACATATTGA
- a CDS encoding type II toxin-antitoxin system PemK/MazF family toxin — protein sequence MAWSSAAFPQRYGVYIADLNPTVGAELRKVRPVVVVSRNEMNQFLDTVVVCPLTTVLHPRWRGRLQVRCAGKDAEVAVDQIRTVSKRRLGQATDRLSAEAAARLRRLITEMYGE from the coding sequence ATGGCCTGGAGTAGTGCAGCGTTTCCCCAGCGCTACGGCGTGTACATCGCCGACCTCAATCCGACAGTCGGCGCGGAGCTGCGCAAGGTCCGGCCCGTGGTCGTGGTGAGCAGGAACGAGATGAACCAGTTCCTGGATACCGTCGTTGTCTGTCCGCTGACAACCGTGTTGCATCCGCGGTGGCGCGGTCGGCTGCAGGTGCGCTGCGCCGGGAAGGACGCGGAGGTCGCGGTGGACCAGATTCGCACTGTCAGCAAGCGGCGTCTTGGACAAGCGACGGATCGGCTGTCTGCCGAAGCTGCCGCCCGGCTTCGGAGGCTGATTACCGAGATGTATGGCGAATGA
- a CDS encoding AbrB/MazE/SpoVT family DNA-binding domain-containing protein: MNDMTTIRALKLIAIGNSRGIRLPKPLLQKYGWSDSLLVEEREEGVLLRGASAKRLSWEETYRAMAAEREDWSDLDVTVDDGLE; encoded by the coding sequence ATGAACGACATGACGACGATCCGGGCGCTGAAGCTGATCGCCATCGGCAATTCGCGGGGAATCCGCCTGCCGAAGCCCTTATTGCAGAAATACGGCTGGAGCGACTCTCTCCTTGTCGAAGAACGAGAGGAGGGTGTCTTGCTGCGTGGCGCCTCCGCGAAGCGGCTCTCCTGGGAAGAGACGTACCGCGCGATGGCGGCCGAGCGCGAAGACTGGAGCGATCTGGACGTGACTGTCGACGATGGCCTGGAGTAG